Proteins from a genomic interval of Streptomyces fodineus:
- a CDS encoding SDR family oxidoreductase has protein sequence MAGTGLVGQTVVVVGGSAGIGLETARQVRSAGGEVVLAARNAQRLQRAADELDPLSTAAFDAQDTDRLERFLQELPRPVDHVMVTAGSPSYTPLAEIDLADAGRDFGGRIAMMLAAARASREKVRAGGTLLFIGGTGGRRPAVGMAVMGALTAALPALTANLALEVAPVRVNLIAAGFVDTPLSASLLGDRLEARREQLRKSLPIGRVVGPADVAALALHIMANGALTGATYDIDGGQQLVTH, from the coding sequence GTGGCAGGTACAGGCCTCGTCGGACAGACGGTCGTGGTGGTCGGAGGAAGCGCGGGAATCGGTCTGGAAACCGCGCGTCAGGTGCGTTCGGCAGGCGGCGAGGTGGTGCTCGCGGCGCGGAACGCCCAACGTCTGCAGCGGGCGGCGGATGAGCTGGACCCGCTGAGCACGGCCGCGTTCGACGCCCAGGACACCGATCGCCTGGAGCGCTTTCTCCAGGAGCTGCCCCGGCCGGTCGACCATGTGATGGTCACGGCCGGCAGCCCGTCGTACACGCCCCTCGCCGAGATCGACCTGGCCGATGCCGGACGTGACTTCGGCGGGCGTATCGCGATGATGCTGGCGGCGGCGCGGGCGAGCCGGGAGAAGGTCAGGGCCGGAGGAACGCTGTTGTTCATCGGCGGGACCGGCGGCCGACGGCCCGCGGTCGGGATGGCCGTGATGGGTGCTCTCACCGCGGCACTGCCGGCGCTGACCGCCAACCTGGCACTGGAGGTCGCCCCGGTCCGGGTCAACCTCATCGCGGCCGGCTTCGTGGACACCCCGTTGTCGGCCTCCCTCCTTGGTGACCGACTCGAGGCACGCCGGGAGCAGTTGAGGAAGTCGCTGCCCATCGGCCGGGTGGTCGGTCCTGCGGATGTCGCCGCCCTTGCACTGCACATCATGGCCAACGGCGCCCTCACGGGTGCCACCTACGACATCGACGGCGGCCAACAGCTCGTCACGCACTGA
- a CDS encoding DNA-directed RNA polymerase subunit alpha has product MLIAQRPSLTEEVVDEFRSRFVIEPLEPGFGYTLGNSLRRTLLSSIPGAAVTSIRIDGVLHEFTTVPGVKEDVTDLILNIKQLVVSSEQDEPVVMYLRKQGPGLVTAADIAPPAGVEVHNPDLVLARLNGKGKLEMELTVERGRGYVSAVQNKQVGQEIGRIPVDSIYSPVLKVTYKVEATRVEQRTDFDKLIVDVETKQAMRPRDAMASAGKTLVELFGLARELNIDAEGIDMGPSPTDSALAADLALPIEELELTVRSYNCLKREGVHSVGELVARSEADLLDIRNFGAKSIDEVKAKLAGMGLALKDSPPGFDPTAAADAFGADDDGNSGFVETEQY; this is encoded by the coding sequence GTGCTGATTGCTCAGCGTCCTTCGTTGACCGAAGAGGTCGTCGACGAGTTCCGTTCCCGGTTCGTGATCGAGCCGCTGGAGCCGGGTTTCGGTTACACCCTCGGCAACTCCCTGCGCCGTACGCTCCTGTCGTCGATCCCGGGTGCTGCTGTCACCAGCATCCGCATCGACGGTGTCCTGCACGAGTTCACCACCGTGCCGGGCGTCAAGGAGGACGTCACCGACCTGATCCTCAACATCAAGCAGCTGGTCGTCTCCTCGGAGCAGGACGAGCCGGTCGTGATGTACCTGCGCAAGCAGGGCCCGGGTCTGGTCACCGCCGCCGACATCGCGCCCCCGGCCGGTGTCGAGGTGCACAACCCCGACCTGGTCCTCGCCAGGCTCAACGGCAAGGGCAAGCTGGAGATGGAGCTGACGGTCGAGCGCGGTCGCGGTTACGTCTCCGCCGTGCAGAACAAGCAGGTGGGCCAGGAGATCGGCCGTATCCCGGTCGACTCCATCTACTCGCCGGTTCTGAAGGTCACGTACAAGGTCGAGGCCACGCGTGTCGAGCAGCGCACCGACTTCGACAAGCTGATCGTCGACGTCGAGACGAAGCAGGCGATGCGTCCCCGTGACGCGATGGCGTCGGCCGGTAAGACCCTGGTCGAGCTGTTCGGTCTCGCCCGCGAGCTGAACATCGACGCCGAGGGCATCGACATGGGCCCGTCCCCGACGGACTCTGCGCTGGCGGCCGACCTGGCGCTGCCGATCGAGGAGCTGGAGCTCACGGTCCGTTCCTACAACTGCCTCAAGCGTGAGGGCGTCCACTCGGTGGGTGAGCTTGTGGCGCGCTCGGAGGCCGACCTGCTGGACATCCGCAACTTCGGTGCGAAGTCGATCGACGAGGTCAAGGCGAAGCTGGCCGGTATGGGCCTGGCCCTGAAGGACAGCCCGCCCGGATTCGACCCGACCGCCGCCGCGGACGCCTTCGGCGCGGACGATGACGGGAACTCGGGTTTCGTCGAGACCGAGCAGTACTGA
- a CDS encoding aminoglycoside phosphotransferase family protein — MVESEIVISEDLVRDLLRDQHPDLAGLPIREVAGGWGNQMWRLGDALAVRMQRMDTSPDLQLKERRWLPTLASRLPLPIPVPVRDGAPSERFPKIWTVMTWVEGTPLDHGSITRGDHAADVLAAFLKALHVEAPAEAPDASDRGGHPKECTEGFERFLRAVDLGHFAADDIRAVWDDAAAAPGWEGPRVWVHGDLHPANVVVAEGTLAGVVDFGDVFAGDPAWDLAAAWVLLPAGGASRFFDSYAQADEAAVRRARGLAAMKSLFLMLMGQDGDRGLPGGKPMWGPAGRSALERVLKGL, encoded by the coding sequence ATGGTCGAATCCGAGATTGTGATCAGCGAGGATCTGGTCCGTGACCTGCTGCGGGACCAGCATCCGGACTTGGCCGGGCTGCCCATCCGCGAGGTGGCGGGCGGCTGGGGCAACCAGATGTGGCGCCTCGGGGACGCGTTGGCGGTCCGGATGCAGCGGATGGACACCAGCCCGGATCTGCAGCTCAAGGAGCGCCGGTGGCTTCCGACCCTGGCCTCGCGCCTGCCGCTGCCGATCCCGGTCCCCGTGCGGGACGGTGCGCCGTCCGAGCGCTTCCCCAAGATCTGGACCGTCATGACATGGGTTGAGGGCACGCCGCTGGACCACGGCTCGATCACGCGTGGCGACCATGCGGCCGACGTCCTGGCGGCCTTCCTCAAGGCGCTGCATGTGGAGGCGCCCGCCGAAGCACCGGATGCCTCGGACCGCGGTGGTCACCCCAAGGAGTGCACGGAGGGCTTCGAACGCTTCCTGCGGGCCGTGGACCTCGGCCACTTCGCTGCGGACGACATCCGGGCCGTGTGGGACGACGCGGCTGCGGCTCCCGGGTGGGAGGGCCCGCGGGTGTGGGTTCACGGCGACCTGCATCCCGCGAACGTCGTCGTCGCGGAGGGGACCCTGGCGGGCGTGGTCGACTTCGGCGATGTCTTCGCCGGCGACCCGGCCTGGGACCTTGCGGCCGCCTGGGTGCTGCTCCCTGCGGGCGGTGCCTCGCGGTTCTTCGACAGCTATGCGCAGGCGGACGAGGCGGCGGTCCGACGGGCGCGTGGGCTGGCCGCGATGAAGAGCCTGTTCCTGATGCTGATGGGCCAGGACGGGGACCGTGGCCTGCCGGGCGGCAAGCCGATGTGGGGGCCCGCAGGCCGGTCGGCGCTTGAGCGCGTCTTGAAGGGTCTTTGA
- a CDS encoding fic family toxin-antitoxin system, toxin component has protein sequence MILHVDESWILEVAERAGHRDPAADDYGVPIAAVARHRGELLDTPVYDGVYARAAALVHTLGRCRWLERSNLSVACAVAVMYLEASNIPVSPTREQLTALAHELNSPRCTAARIGAFLRTWKP, from the coding sequence GTGATTCTGCACGTCGACGAATCCTGGATCCTCGAGGTCGCGGAGCGGGCGGGTCATCGCGACCCGGCCGCCGACGATTACGGCGTCCCCATCGCAGCGGTCGCCCGCCACCGCGGTGAACTGCTCGACACACCCGTCTACGACGGCGTTTACGCCCGTGCGGCCGCCCTGGTGCACACTCTGGGGCGCTGCCGCTGGCTGGAGCGCTCCAACTTGAGCGTGGCTTGCGCGGTCGCGGTGATGTATCTCGAGGCCAGTAACATCCCGGTCAGCCCTACTCGCGAACAGCTCACCGCACTCGCCCATGAGCTGAACAGTCCGCGCTGCACCGCTGCCCGGATCGGCGCTTTCCTGCGCACGTGGAAACCCTGA
- a CDS encoding MFS transporter: MLAISLGVSLVVVDFTIVNVVMPPIIDDLELSAFDTQWIQESYAIILAALLLVMGRLSDVVGARRLFLIGTVVFGLASIAAALAPSGELLIASRFAQGVGGAIIMPTSLALLNMSFRGPDRGKAFAIWGSTIGAAAAVGPLLGGWLAEFSWRWAFGINIFVVVLIIAGVLKFLDQSPRQPGKVDAVGGVLSVLGLGLLAFALIEGRNYGWWDPRKSFGPFGDALDLSIIPVGLVVSVVCLALFLRRQVRLTRVDGTAPLMDTSLFGIKSFSTGSIATLIIALAEFGMLAVLPLWLQYTLGYSVLQTGLIVFIVAVGSFFASGASFGMAEKVGPIGLVRIGLVLEATGLLMFGVLASSDSQWWIIGIALFLYGMGVGFATAQVTNVVLADVPPQHAGQGSGVQSAARQLGSALGIAILTSTFFTALDSDLSDRLVEQGTPAPQAKELSSAVSDSAGAMISGLSENPHMAAAADAARDAMSHAIRINGYTCAALLALGMLATLLIPRPRADTRQWEEEHAPSRAAEADVDAK; the protein is encoded by the coding sequence TTGCTCGCCATTTCTCTCGGTGTGTCGCTGGTGGTGGTGGACTTCACCATCGTCAACGTGGTGATGCCGCCGATCATCGACGACCTCGAGCTCTCGGCCTTCGACACCCAGTGGATCCAGGAGTCCTATGCGATCATCCTGGCTGCTCTACTGTTGGTGATGGGGCGTCTGTCGGACGTGGTGGGAGCACGTCGGCTGTTCCTCATCGGCACCGTGGTGTTCGGGCTGGCGAGCATCGCCGCCGCCTTGGCGCCCTCCGGGGAACTCCTGATCGCCAGCCGGTTCGCCCAGGGCGTCGGCGGCGCGATCATCATGCCGACGTCGCTCGCCCTGCTCAACATGTCCTTCCGGGGGCCGGACCGGGGCAAGGCCTTCGCCATCTGGGGATCCACGATCGGTGCGGCGGCCGCCGTCGGACCGCTGCTGGGCGGCTGGCTCGCCGAGTTCTCCTGGCGGTGGGCCTTCGGCATCAACATCTTCGTCGTGGTGCTGATCATCGCGGGCGTCCTGAAGTTCCTGGACCAGTCCCCCCGACAGCCGGGCAAGGTCGACGCCGTCGGCGGAGTGCTGTCGGTGCTGGGCCTCGGGCTCCTCGCTTTCGCGCTGATCGAGGGCCGCAACTACGGGTGGTGGGACCCGCGCAAGAGCTTCGGTCCCTTCGGCGACGCGCTGGATCTGTCCATCATCCCGGTCGGTCTGGTCGTCTCCGTGGTGTGCCTGGCGCTGTTCCTGCGGCGCCAGGTCCGGCTCACCCGGGTGGACGGCACGGCGCCGTTGATGGACACCTCGCTGTTCGGCATCAAGTCCTTCAGCACGGGCAGCATCGCGACGCTGATCATCGCGTTGGCGGAGTTCGGCATGCTCGCTGTTCTCCCCCTGTGGCTCCAGTACACGCTCGGGTACTCGGTGCTCCAGACCGGACTGATCGTCTTCATCGTCGCGGTCGGCAGCTTCTTCGCGAGCGGTGCGAGCTTCGGCATGGCCGAGAAAGTCGGCCCCATCGGCCTGGTGCGCATCGGCCTGGTTCTCGAGGCCACCGGTCTGCTGATGTTCGGTGTGCTGGCCAGCAGCGATTCACAGTGGTGGATCATCGGCATCGCCCTGTTCCTGTACGGCATGGGAGTCGGTTTCGCCACCGCGCAGGTCACCAACGTCGTACTGGCGGATGTGCCGCCGCAGCACGCCGGCCAGGGATCCGGCGTCCAGAGCGCCGCACGTCAACTCGGTTCCGCGCTGGGCATCGCGATTCTGACGTCGACCTTCTTCACGGCACTGGACTCCGACCTGTCGGACCGGCTCGTCGAGCAGGGAACACCCGCGCCCCAGGCGAAAGAACTGTCGTCGGCGGTCTCCGACAGCGCGGGCGCGATGATCTCCGGACTGAGTGAGAACCCGCACATGGCCGCGGCCGCCGACGCCGCCCGCGACGCCATGTCCCACGCGATTCGGATCAACGGATACACCTGCGCCGCGCTGCTGGCGCTCGGGATGCTGGCGACTCTCCTCATCCCCCGGCCCAGAGCGGATACCCGGCAGTGGGAAGAGGAGCACGCTCCCAGCAGGGCCGCGGAAGCCGACGTGGACGCGAAGTAG
- a CDS encoding helix-turn-helix transcriptional regulator, which yields MIANRTLELLSLLQTQKEWTGDGLAERLGVSPRTVRRDINRLRELGYPVTATKGPSAYYRLSRGARLPPLIVDDEQALAIALSLQTAPASVTGMGDATKRALNSIRELLPPHLAHRLATFSVEQIENAWELAPPQVDPALLAQLSTAAQQRDLVRFSYRSIHLDSMEDSNVLAEPHRLVVWSGRWYLVAYDQQRHSWHAYRLDRIRHLAPTGWRFGEREVPDDDITRFVQNQPDRGDTPDTWPCWGTVLMECPATLVAKWAPGAASFEAIDDRITRIQMGAWSWSALIGFLITFSCRFTVEGPPELVDAARKVLGRIDVDIPQPDGHPGPSTGTPGPRTVSGR from the coding sequence TTGATCGCCAACCGCACGTTGGAGCTCCTCAGCCTGCTGCAGACCCAGAAGGAGTGGACCGGTGACGGGCTGGCCGAGCGGCTGGGCGTCTCCCCCCGGACCGTTCGGCGCGACATCAACCGCCTCCGCGAGCTTGGCTACCCCGTCACGGCGACGAAGGGCCCCTCCGCCTACTACCGGTTGTCCCGCGGAGCGCGACTCCCTCCGCTGATAGTCGACGACGAGCAGGCCCTCGCCATCGCGCTATCCCTGCAGACCGCGCCGGCCTCGGTGACCGGTATGGGGGATGCCACCAAGCGGGCGCTGAACTCCATTCGGGAGCTGCTGCCGCCTCACCTCGCCCACCGGCTCGCGACCTTCTCCGTCGAACAGATCGAGAACGCGTGGGAGCTCGCTCCACCACAGGTCGATCCCGCCCTGCTCGCGCAGCTGAGCACCGCCGCCCAGCAGCGTGACCTCGTGAGGTTCTCCTACCGCTCCATCCACCTCGACTCGATGGAGGACAGCAACGTCCTGGCCGAACCCCACCGGCTCGTCGTCTGGTCAGGACGCTGGTACCTGGTGGCCTACGACCAGCAGAGGCACTCCTGGCACGCCTACCGGCTCGACCGCATCAGGCATCTGGCCCCCACCGGCTGGCGCTTCGGGGAGCGGGAGGTTCCCGATGACGACATCACCCGCTTCGTCCAGAACCAACCCGATCGCGGTGACACCCCGGACACCTGGCCCTGCTGGGGCACCGTCCTGATGGAGTGTCCCGCGACGCTGGTGGCGAAGTGGGCGCCAGGGGCCGCGAGTTTCGAAGCGATCGACGACCGGATCACCCGGATCCAGATGGGAGCCTGGTCGTGGTCGGCGCTCATCGGCTTCCTGATCACCTTCAGTTGTCGCTTCACCGTCGAAGGACCACCCGAACTCGTCGACGCCGCCCGGAAGGTGCTGGGCCGCATCGATGTCGACATACCCCAGCCCGACGGCCACCCGGGGCCGTCGACCGGAACGCCCGGCCCTCGGACGGTGTCCGGCCGGTGA
- a CDS encoding alcohol dehydrogenase catalytic domain-containing protein, whose translation MRAAVLTQFGAPLTVREVPDPEAGGGEVVVEVLAASVAPYAAEVFSGERNYPLVPPVVPGIGGVGRVVRVGPDATRLRPGDLVWCDSTVRSRDDALTPDITLQGWSSRGEGGARLARYLHDGSFAELMRVPTENVFPLPAVAGDDPARWAALGVHVIPYGGLLAGGLAAGETLLVNGATGNLGSSAVAVALAMGAGRVVAPGRNQAALDLLAERFGPLVRPVPLTGDEAGDRAAMSAAADGPIDMVIDLLPPSAPSSAARTAAMTVREYGRVVLMGGVGMLGGDDLALPYPWIMRNSITVRGQWMYPRTANVGIIRLLASGTLDLAPERVRSFGLNAVNDAVTYAASHGGPFDRTTLTPPAR comes from the coding sequence GTGCGAGCGGCAGTTCTGACGCAGTTCGGTGCCCCGCTCACGGTGCGGGAGGTTCCCGACCCCGAGGCCGGCGGCGGCGAGGTGGTGGTCGAGGTCCTCGCCGCCAGCGTGGCGCCCTACGCGGCTGAGGTCTTCAGCGGCGAGCGGAACTATCCCCTGGTCCCTCCCGTCGTGCCCGGGATCGGCGGCGTGGGACGGGTCGTCCGCGTGGGCCCGGACGCCACCCGGCTGCGCCCCGGCGACCTGGTGTGGTGCGACTCGACGGTGCGCTCGCGGGATGACGCCCTGACGCCCGACATCACGCTCCAGGGCTGGAGTTCCCGCGGCGAGGGCGGCGCGCGCCTCGCCCGGTACCTGCACGACGGATCGTTCGCCGAGCTCATGCGGGTCCCGACGGAGAACGTCTTCCCGCTCCCCGCAGTGGCGGGGGACGACCCGGCCCGATGGGCCGCGCTCGGCGTGCACGTCATCCCTTACGGCGGGCTGCTGGCCGGCGGGCTCGCAGCCGGTGAGACGCTGCTCGTCAACGGGGCCACCGGCAACCTGGGCAGCAGTGCGGTCGCGGTCGCGCTCGCCATGGGGGCGGGCCGCGTGGTCGCCCCAGGCCGCAACCAGGCCGCGCTCGACCTCCTCGCCGAGCGGTTCGGTCCGCTCGTGCGCCCGGTCCCGCTCACCGGGGACGAGGCCGGCGACCGCGCGGCGATGTCCGCGGCGGCCGACGGCCCGATCGACATGGTGATCGACCTGCTACCGCCGAGCGCACCCAGCTCGGCAGCACGCACGGCAGCCATGACCGTGCGCGAATACGGCCGCGTCGTTCTCATGGGCGGCGTCGGCATGCTCGGTGGCGACGACCTCGCACTCCCGTACCCATGGATCATGCGCAACTCGATCACCGTGCGCGGCCAGTGGATGTACCCGCGTACAGCGAACGTCGGCATCATCCGGCTCCTCGCCTCGGGCACCCTGGACCTCGCCCCCGAACGGGTCCGGTCGTTCGGCCTCAACGCCGTCAACGACGCCGTCACGTACGCCGCCTCACATGGTGGCCCATTCGACCGCACCACCCTCACCCCACCGGCTCGCTGA
- a CDS encoding SMI1/KNR4 family protein, with protein sequence MDPRIPRLRRKLAAIPFQPLRSHSFGEEQHKFCLRPKLAEARIAAFEAEHDILLPDAYRQFLMHIGGSGAAPFYGLMPLERCSLLVMNPRGEPGTTRGFNGTGPGAHERDLFLHIIEMGCTDVCLIAVTGPLTGRVLIGNSDGYWGPNVSSATDFLAWYERWLNHMSAGHDNRALELTSPRLRAHPNRHRMAPKI encoded by the coding sequence GTGGATCCCCGCATACCCCGCCTGCGTCGCAAGCTGGCCGCGATCCCGTTCCAACCACTGCGCAGCCACTCCTTCGGAGAAGAGCAACATAAGTTCTGCCTCCGTCCGAAGCTGGCGGAAGCACGCATCGCTGCGTTTGAGGCCGAGCACGACATCCTCCTGCCCGATGCCTATCGGCAGTTCCTCATGCACATCGGCGGCTCAGGCGCGGCGCCGTTCTATGGCCTCATGCCGCTGGAGCGCTGTTCCCTGCTTGTCATGAATCCGCGCGGAGAACCGGGGACAACCCGCGGCTTCAACGGCACAGGACCTGGGGCACACGAACGCGACCTCTTCCTCCACATCATCGAGATGGGCTGCACCGACGTATGCCTCATCGCGGTGACCGGTCCCCTCACCGGCCGCGTCCTCATTGGTAACAGCGACGGGTACTGGGGCCCCAACGTTTCCTCCGCCACCGACTTCCTCGCCTGGTACGAACGCTGGCTCAACCACATGAGCGCCGGACACGACAACCGGGCCCTGGAACTCACCTCACCTCGGCTTCGTGCCCATCCAAACCGCCATCGCATGGCTCCGAAGATCTAA
- a CDS encoding transposase encodes MAQSVAVVDHRHGRWQLGHPRPRSVAGWILRRPEKLSESEQLQLETVSANCPEIAALTCHVRSFATMLTERQGERLSGWLDAVRQDDLPSLRTLAAGLERDRDAAIAGLTMPWNSGVVEGHVNRIKMLKRQMFGRAGFALLGFSWPADHGHPLE; translated from the coding sequence GTGGCGCAGTCCGTTGCCGTAGTCGACCATCGCCACGGCCGGTGGCAGCTCGGCCACCCGCGGCCCCGCTCCGTTGCCGGATGGATCCTCCGCCGCCCCGAGAAGCTCAGCGAGTCCGAACAGCTCCAGCTCGAGACCGTCTCGGCCAACTGCCCCGAGATCGCCGCCCTCACCTGCCATGTTCGGTCGTTCGCGACCATGCTGACCGAGCGCCAGGGCGAACGCCTGTCGGGCTGGCTCGACGCCGTCCGACAGGACGACCTCCCTAGCCTCCGCACGCTCGCCGCAGGACTGGAACGTGACCGGGACGCCGCCATCGCTGGCCTGACCATGCCCTGGAACTCGGGTGTGGTCGAAGGGCATGTCAACAGGATCAAGATGCTCAAGCGCCAGATGTTCGGCCGTGCCGGCTTCGCTCTCCTCGGGTTCTCCTGGCCAGCTGACCACGGCCACCCACTAGAGTGA